Within Actinoplanes sp. L3-i22, the genomic segment ACCCTGCGGGCCGGCAAGCCGGTCGCGCTGGTCTGTCACGCCCCCGGCGTGCTGCGGCACGTCACCGACCCGGACGGCACGCCGCTGGTGCAGGGCCGCCCGGTCACCGGCTTCACCAACAGCGAGGAGGCCGCGGTCGGCCTGACCGACGTGGTGCCGTTCCTGGTCGAGGACGAGCTGACGGCCAAGGGTGGCGTCTACTCCAAGGGCGCCGACTGGGGCTCCTACGTGGTGCGCGACGGCCTGCTGATCACCGGCCAGAACCCGGCTTCCTCGGCCGGGGCCGCCGACGTCCTGGTCACCGTGCTCGGCGAGCTCGCCAAGGCCTGACCCCGGTCATTCCGGGTTCGAGCGGTTCAGGACATGGACGCCGGCGGCGTACCGGAGCAGGTCGGCGTCGCTGATGGTGAGGCCGCCGCCGACGGTGATCTGCAGCGTCGCGTCCCAGTCGGGGACGTCGACCGCCAGCGTCACCTCACCGGTCCGGCGGGTCAGCACGGCGTCGCGCCCGCCGACCTTCCGGTTGACGCCGCTGAGCTGCTGCCGTTTGCGCAGCACGGTGGCGAACCCGCCGGCGCCGGGCGCCGCCGCCGGCGACCGGAAGACCATCCGGGACGCGCTGACCTCGTCGGTCACCGTCGCGGCCGGGCTCAGATCAAGATCAAAAGGCGGCGGTACGGCGACCGCCCCGCCCGTCATCGCGTCGGCCAGCGCGACCACCTGGTCCGGCGTGTAGGTGTCGTCGGTGGCCAGCTGGATCCACCGGCTCGACGACTCCTTCCAGTAGAGGGTGAGCTGCTTGGCGGGCGTCGCGTCCACCGTCCGCAGCGTGCCGGCGTGCCCGCGCACCTGCCGCGCCGTCTCACCGGCGGCGGTGCCGAACGTCGGTTTGCGCGCCGAGACGGTGATCGTGACGTCCGCGTGGTGCTGCAGCTCGGTCGCCTCGAAGAACGCGACCGGGTTGCCGCCGCTCATCGAGCCGACCGGCGCGCTCATCCCGTCGGTGGCCGGCAGGGTGTAGGGGAACGTCGGCGCCTTCCAGCCCGCGGTCAGCGTCACCGTGCCGGTCCCGGCCGCGGACTTCGCCGATGACGACGTGACCTGGCTCGACGGCCGGCTGCGCGCCGAGGCGGCGGGCGACGGGGCCGCGCTGGTCGGGGTCAGCGGCACGACCGGGGCCGACGCGGCCGGCGGCGTGGTGTGCTGCGGCCGGCCGGTGAGCACGGTCAGGATCGGGACGGCGGCGGCCACCACGGCCACGGCGGCGGCCACCGCGGTCAGCGTGGCGACCCGCCGCCGGCGGTAGCGACGGGAGCGCCCGTGCACGTCGGCGAGCAGTCCCACACCTGCGGGGGCCTGGCCGGCGGCGTCGTGCATGGTCTCCGCGAGTATCCGGTTCAGGTCATCCATCGCCGTGGGCTCCTCTCTCGCTCATGATCGTGCGCATCCGGTCCAGCGCGCGGGTCGCCTGCGAGCGCACCGTGGACCGGCCGACGCCCAGCAGCGCGGCGATCTCCTCGTCCGGCAGGTCGCAGTAGAAGCGCAGGACCAGCACGGCCCGCTGCGCGCGGGGCAGCCCGCGCAGCAACTGCCACATCTGATCGCGGGCCAGCAGCCGCTGCTCGGGCGCGTCGGAGCCGGCCGGTTCGGGCACCTCGGCCAGGACCGCCTCGCGGTACGCGCGGCGCCGCCGCCAGGACAGGAACTGCCGCACGATCGCGGTCCGCACGTACGCCTCGGCGTTGTCCATCGCGGTGATCCGGTCCCAGCGCCGGTGCAGCCGGGCCAGCACCTCCTGGACCAGGTCCTCGGCCAGGTGCGCGTCGCCGGAGAGCACGTACGCGAATTTCAGCAGTGCCCGGCCACGGCCGTGCACGAAGTCGTCGAAGTCAGTGGTCATCGTGATCTGTTCGCCTGGACGCCGGAAACCCCCGGACGCCTGGTGGGCGCCGGAGGTCTCGGTGGCGTTGCGGAATCGGGACAGCGGCTCAGCACGCCTGGTAGACGTACGACTTCGATCCCGGGGTGGTGACGTCGACGTCGCGCAGCACGACCGACAAGCGGCTGCCGTAGCCGCTGCACGCCTTGGTGAAGCCGCTCTTCGAGTACTCGATCACGATCACATTGTTTCCGTACGAGGCGGTGTAGGCGCCGCACTCGTCGAAGTCGGCGCACTCCTCGGCGACCGCGAAGTCGAACCCGATCTTCTTGGCGTTCGCGCTGCTCAGCTCGGCGGTGTTCTTCTGCCCGATGGCCAGCCCCTTGGCGTGCGCCCGAGTGGCAAGCGAGGTGGCGTACGCGATCGCCTGCGCCTGGGTCAGCAGGCCCTTCGACCGGGTGTAGGAGTCCAGGTTGTCCGGCTCGACGGCCTGGAACCCCTTGGTGGCGCACTGGTCGATCCAGCCGCCCACGATCGTGGTCAGCGCGGTGCGCTTGGCCTCGGTGGAGAAGTCCAGCATGATCTCGTTCCAGTCCTCGTCGATGACGAGGTTGCCCTTCGCGTCGTGCAGCAGCAGGTCGTTGTGGTTGGTCTTCCACCACGACTCGTCGCCGGGCTGGGCCTGGAACGCGTTGACGTAGCAGACGTTGTAGAGCCCGGCGGCCGGCGCCGCCCCGCTGTCGCGGCTGACCACGGTGACACCGGACGGCGGGGTGTAGGCGCCGCCGATCTGGTAGTCGAACGTCGCGTTCGCCGGCGGCGGGGTCCACGCGGCCGGCTTGACGCCGGTGGTGGCCGAGGCGGACGTGGACGCGACGGTCGTCGCGGAGGCGGACGTTGCCGGCTTCGGCGTGGTCGCGCTCGGCGCGGGGGAGGTGACGGCCGGCGAGGCCTTCGTGGGGGAGGTCGTGGCGGGCGCGCTCTTGTGCGGCTTGTCGCTGTGCCAGGGGCCGCGGGTGCCGGCGTTCGCGGTGCCGATGCCGACGCCCAGCGCGACGATCGCGACGGCCGACATGGCGATCCCCAGCT encodes:
- a CDS encoding endo alpha-1,4 polygalactosaminidase; the encoded protein is MAVNRRKLKLGIAMSAVAIVALGVGIGTANAGTRGPWHSDKPHKSAPATTSPTKASPAVTSPAPSATTPKPATSASATTVASTSASATTGVKPAAWTPPPANATFDYQIGGAYTPPSGVTVVSRDSGAAPAAGLYNVCYVNAFQAQPGDESWWKTNHNDLLLHDAKGNLVIDEDWNEIMLDFSTEAKRTALTTIVGGWIDQCATKGFQAVEPDNLDSYTRSKGLLTQAQAIAYATSLATRAHAKGLAIGQKNTAELSSANAKKIGFDFAVAEECADFDECGAYTASYGNNVIVIEYSKSGFTKACSGYGSRLSVVLRDVDVTTPGSKSYVYQAC
- a CDS encoding SigE family RNA polymerase sigma factor; this encodes MTTDFDDFVHGRGRALLKFAYVLSGDAHLAEDLVQEVLARLHRRWDRITAMDNAEAYVRTAIVRQFLSWRRRRAYREAVLAEVPEPAGSDAPEQRLLARDQMWQLLRGLPRAQRAVLVLRFYCDLPDEEIAALLGVGRSTVRSQATRALDRMRTIMSERGAHGDG